One part of the Phragmites australis chromosome 3, lpPhrAust1.1, whole genome shotgun sequence genome encodes these proteins:
- the LOC133912178 gene encoding uncharacterized protein LOC133912178 isoform X2 — protein MSGLASGLHRLRRSSAPWEVLWSALASCGLVLFSQLTVAMVPRLFPSLSLLAMLPIAGLVFLAAIVLGRLWRRFIGVAASAPLFVLFNILLMWGVYVFVIRRDTTSLLDMLINAECALLLWGLYRILSGDPGIVSCDSSYLEEAGCMDFVEAIYSSEKLPTLSRIRQCNCCKANVRGYDHHCPAFGTCIGQKNHRLFMALLTGFVVAESTYTMCSTKYITRCINSGTIRSENPVSLNIVISTMLFSILQVLWQIVLLMWHIYCICFNIKRDEWIFRINWKKYPEFLMREHPQSDSEVKFANPYDKGMLGNIREFLKPK, from the exons ATGAGCGGGCTGGCGTCGGGGCTCCACCGGCTGCGGAGGTCGTCGGCGCCATGGGAGGTCCTGTGGTCGGCGCTAGCGTCCTGCGGCCTGGTGCTCTTCTCGCAGCTCACCGTGGCCATGGTGCCGCGCCTCTTCCCATCGCTCTCCCTCCTCGCCATGCTCCCCATCGCAG GCCTTGTGTTCCTCGCGGCTATCGTGCTGGGCAGGCTGTGGAGGAGGTTCATCGGGGTGGCGGCGTCTGCTCCGCTCTTCGTGCTCTTCAACATCCTCCTCATGTGGGGTGTCTACGTGTTCGTAATCCGGAGAG ACACTACTTCTCTGCTGGACATGCTAATAAATGCTGAGTGTGCACTGCTTCTGTGGGGACTTTACAG AATTTTGTCTGGTGATCCTGGCATTGTTTCTTGTGATTCTTCATATCTAGAGGAAGCTGGCTGCATGGATTTTGTGGAAGCTATTTATTCGAGTGAG AAACTCCCAACGCTCTCAAGGATCAGGCAGTGTAACTGCTGCAAAGCGAATGTTAGGGGCTATGACCACCATTGCCCTGCGTTTGGTACTTGCATAG GACAGAAAAATCATCGGCTGTTTATGGCCCTTTTGACAGGATTTGTTGTTGCTGAATCAACATATACAATGTGCTCAACAAAAT ATATCACCAGATGCATTAATTCAGGAACTATTAGATCTGAG AATCCTGTATCTCTAAACATTGTAATCAGTACAATGCTCTTCTCCATCCTCCAAGTGCTCTGGCAG ATTGTGTTATTGATGTGGCACATATATTGCATCTGCTTCAACATCAAGAGAGATGAGTGG ATTTTCCGGATTAACTGGAAGAAATACCCAGAATTCCTGATGAGGGAACATCCTCAATCAG ATTCTGAAGTCAAATTTGCGAACCCATATGACAAAGGCATGCTTGGTAACATTAGAGAATTTCTGAAGCCAAAATGA
- the LOC133912177 gene encoding putative clathrin assembly protein At2g25430 — protein MSSSTIRKALGAVKDQTSISLAKVTSNIAPELDVLIVKVTSHDDEPAEERHIREILHLTSGSRAHVAAAVAGCSRRLSRTRDYVVALKSLMLVHRLLIDGDPSFHRELLHATRRGTRLLNLSDFRDEAHSGSWDHSAFVRTYALYLDQRLEFFLHERKQGSNASSSANGPSPRDRWGSPDPYGRRSPSYSSPPGNGYGGYDDYRERNGGNSDDKRPPTPVRDMKPERVLARMHHLQQLLDRFLACRPTGGAKHSKMVLVALYQIVRESFQLYADICEVLAVLLDRFFDMEYADCVKAFEAYASAAKQIDELCAFYAWCKDTGVARSSEYPEVQRVTDKLLETLEEFMRDRAKRPKSPPREPEPEPVKEEPEPDMNSIKALPAPEDYKEPEPEKVEEEVKPEPPPQPQGDLVDLRGDTVSADEQGNRLALALFQGPPAAGGSNGSWEAFPSNGGNEVTSAWQNPAAEPGKADWELALVETASNLSKQKPAMSGGMDPLLLNGMYDQGAVRQHVNAQVTTGSASSVALPAPGQKTQVLALPAPDGSMQTVGGDPFAASLTIPPPSYVQMADLEKKQQFLTQEQMMWQQYQRDGMQGQSSLNKLDRAYNNGLAPNPTMPYGMPVAYNTNPMPMAYTGNTGYYYPTY, from the coding sequence ATGTCGTCGAGCACGATCCGGAAGGCGCTGGGGGCGGTGAAGGACCAGACCAGCATCAGCCTCGCCAAGGTCACAAGCAACATCGCGCCGGAGCTCGACGTGCTCATCGTCAAGGTTACAAGCCACGATGACGAGCCGGCCGAGGAGCGCCACATCCGCGAGATCCTCCACCTCACCTCCGGATCCCGCGCccacgtcgccgccgccgtggccggGTGCTCCCGCAGGCTCTCCCGCACCCGCGACTACGTGGTCGCGCTCAAGTCGCTGATGCTCGTGCACCGCCTCCTGATCGACGGTGACCCATCCTTCCACCGCGAGCTCCTCCACGCCACGCGGCGCGGCACCCGCTTGCTGAACCTCTCCGACTTCCGTGACGAGGCGCATTCCGGGTCATGGGACCACTCGGCCTTTGTCCGCACCTATGCGCTCTACCTCGACCAGCGCCTTGAGTTCTTCCTCCATGAGCGCAAGCAGGGCTCAAATGCCAGCAGCAGTGCTAACGGTCCGTCACCACGTGACCGCTGGGGTTCACCTGATCCATACGGCCGTCGTTCACCGTCCTACTCGTCACCTCCAGGCAACGGGTATGGCGGATATGATGATTACCGTGAGAGGAATGGTGGCAACTCTGATGACAAGAGGCCGCCGACCCCAGTGAGGGATATGAAGCCGGAGCGGGTACTTGCCCGTATGCACCACCTGCAGCAGCTGCTTGACAGATTCCTTGCTTGCCGTCCCACTGGTGGCGCAAAGCACAGCAAGATGGTGCTGGTCGCGCTGTATCAGATTGTTAGGGAGAGCTTCCAGCTCTATGCCGATATCTGCGAAGTGCTTGCTGTGCTGCTGGACAGGttctttgacatggaatatgCTGATTGTGTGAAGGCTTTTGAGGCATATGCTAGTGCTGCTAAGCAGATTGATGAGCTCTGTGCCTTCTATGCATGGTGTAAagatactggagttgcgaggtCATCAGAATACCCAGAGGTGCAGCGTGTCACTGATAAGTTGCTGGAGACATTGGAAGAATTTATGAGGGACCGTGCAAAGCGGCCCAAGAGCCCACCAAGGGAGCCTGAGCCTGAGCCTGTCAAGGAAGAACCTGAGCCGGATATGAACAGCATCAAGGCGCTTCCTGCACCAGAGGATTATAAGGAGCCTGAACCTGAGAAGGTGGAGGAAGAGGTGAAGCCAGAGCCACCCCCACAGCCACAGGGTGATTTGGTGGATCTCAGAGGAGATACTGTTAGTGCGGATGAGCAAGGCAACAGGCTTGCTCTGGCTCTCTTCCAGGGGCCACCTGCAGCTGGTGGAAGCAATGGTTCCTGGGAGGCTTTCCCTTCGAATGGTGGCAATGAGGTGACATCTGCGTGGCAGAATCCTGCAGCCGAGCCTGGGAAGGCTGATTGGGAGCTCGCCCTTGTGGAGACAGCAAGCAACTTGTCCAAGCAGAAGCCCGCAATGTCAGGCGGTATGGACCCACTGCTGCTGAATGGTATGTATGACCAGGGTGCTGTGCGCCAGCACGTCAATGCACAGGTGACTACTGGGAGTGCCAGCAGCGTCGCCCTACCTGCTCCTGGCCAGAAAACACAGGTGCTGGCTCTGCCTGCACCAGACGGTTCGATGCAGACTGTTGGTGGTGACCCATTCGCGGCGTctcttaccatcccaccacccTCCTACGTTCAGATGGCAGACttggagaagaagcagcaatTCTTGACACAGGAACAGATGATGTGGCAGCAGTACCAGAGGGATGGCATGCAAGGGCAATCGAGCTTAAACAAGCTTGATCGGGCTTACAACAATGGTCTCGCTCCCAACCCGACCATGCCCTATGGGATGCCCGTGGCATACAACACAAACCCCATGCCGATGGCTTACACCGGGAATACTGGGTATTACTACCCCACTTACTGA
- the LOC133912179 gene encoding putative clathrin assembly protein At2g25430: protein MSSSTIRKALGAVKDQTSISLAKVTSNIAPELDVLIVKVTSHDDEPAEERHIREILHLTSGSRAHVAAAVAGCSRRLSRTRDYVVALKSLMLVHRLLVDGDPSFHRELLHATRRGTRLLNLSDFRDEAHSGSWDHSAFVRTYALYLDQRLEFFLHERKQGSNASSSANGPSPRDRWGSPDPYGRRSPSYSSPPGNGYGGYDDYRERNGGNSDDKRPPTPVRDMKPERVLARMHHLQQLLDRFLACRPTGGAKHSKMVLVALYQIVRESFQLYADICEVLAVLLDRFFDMEYADCVKAFEAYASAAKQIDELCAFYAWCKDTGVARSSEYPEVQRVTDKLLETLEEFMRDRAKRPKSPPREPEPEPVKEEPEPDMNSIKALPAPEDYKEPEPEKVEEEVKPEPPPQPQGDLVDLRGDTVSADEQGNRLALALFQGPPAAGGSNGSWEAFPSNGGNEVTSAWQNPAAEPGKADWELALVETASNLSKQKPAMSGGMDPLLLNGMYDQGAVRQHVNAQVTTGSASSVALPAPGQKTQVLALPAPDGSMQTVGGDPFAASLTIPPPSYVQMADLEKKQQFLTQEQMMWQQYQRDGMQGQSSLNKLDRAYNNGLAPNPAMPYGMPVAYNTNPMPMAYTGNTGYYYPTY, encoded by the coding sequence ATGTCGTCGAGCACGATCCGGAAGGCGCTGGGGGCGGTGAAGGACCAGACCAGCATCAGCCTCGCCAAGGTCACAAGCAACATCGCGCCGGAGCTCGACGTGCTCATCGTCAAGGTTACAAGCCACGATGACGAGCCGGCCGAGGAGCGCCACATCCGCGAGATCCTCCACCTCACCTCCGGATCCCGCGCccacgtcgccgccgccgtggccggGTGCTCCCGCAGGCTCTCCCGCACCCGCGACTACGTGGTCGCGCTCAAGTCGCTGATGCTCGTGCACCGCCTCCTGGTCGACGGTGACCCATCCTTCCACCGCGAGCTCCTCCACGCCACGCGGCGCGGCACCCGCTTGCTGAACCTCTCCGACTTCCGTGACGAGGCGCACTCTGGGTCATGGGATCACTCGGCCTTTGTCCGCACCTATGCGCTCTACCTCGACCAGCGCCTTGAGTTCTTCCTCCATGAGCGCAAGCAGGGCTCAAATGCCAGCAGCAGTGCTAACGGTCCATCACCACGTGACCGCTGGGGTTCGCCTGATCCATAcggccgccgttcgccgtccTACTCGTCACCTCCAGGCAACGGGTATGGCGGATATGACGATTACCGTGAGAGGAATGGTGGCAACTCTGATGACAAGAGGCCGCCAACCCCAGTGAGGGATATGAAGCCGGAGCGGGTACTTGCCCGTATGCACCACCTGCAGCAGCTGCTTGACAGGTTCCTTGCTTGCCGTCCCACTGGTGGCGCAAAGCACAGCAAGATGGTGCTGGTTGCGCTGTATCAGATTGTTAGGGAGAGCTTCCAGCTCTATGCCGATATCTGCGAAGTGCTTGCTGTGCTGCTGGACAGGttctttgacatggaatatgCTGATTGTGTGAAGGCTTTTGAGGCATATGCTAGTGCTGCTAAGCAGATTGATGAGCTCTGTGCCTTCTATGCATGGTGTAAagatactggagttgcgaggtCATCAGAATACCCAGAGGTGCAGCGTGTCACTGATAAGTTGCTGGAGACATTGGAAGAATTTATGAGGGACCGTGCAAAGCGGCCCAAGAGCCCACCCAGGGAGCCTGAGCCTGAGCCTGTCAAGGAAGAACCTGAGCCGGATATGAACAGCATCAAGGCGCTTCCTGCACCTGAGGATTATAAGGAGCCTGAACCTGAGAAGGTGGAGGAAGAGGTGAAGCCAGAGCCACCCCCACAGCCACAGGGTGATTTGGTGGATCTCAGAGGAGATACTGTTAGTGCGGATGAGCAAGGTAACAGGCTTGCTCTGGCTCTCTTCCAGGGGCCACCTGCAGCTGGTGGAAGCAATGGTTCCTGGGAAGCTTTCCCTTCGAATGGTGGCAATGAGGTGACATCTGCGTGGCAGAATCCTGCAGCTGAGCCTGGGAAGGCTGATTGGGAGCTCGCCCTTGTGGAGACAGCAAGCAACTTGTCCAAGCAGAAGCCCGCAATGTCAGGCGGTATGGACCCACTGCTGCTGAATGGTATGTATGACCAGGGTGCTGTGCGCCAGCACGTCAATGCACAGGTGACTACTGGGAGTGCCAGCAGCGTCGCCCTACCTGCTCCTGGCCAGAAAACACAGGTGCTGGCTCTGCCTGCACCAGACGGTTCGATGCAGACTGTTGGTGGTGACCCATTCGCGGCGTCTCTTACCATTCCACCACCCTCCTACGTTCAGATGGCAGACttggagaagaagcagcaatTCTTGACGCAGGAACAGATGATGTGGCAGCAGTACCAGAGGGATGGCATGCAAGGGCAATCGAGCTTAAACAAGCTTGATCGGGCTTACAACAATGGTCTCGCTCCCAACCCGGCCATGCCCTATGGGATGCCCGTGGCATACAACACAAACCCCATGCCGATGGCTTACACCGGGAATACTGGGTATTACTACCCCACTTACTGA
- the LOC133912178 gene encoding palmitoyltransferase akr1-like isoform X1 — MSGLASGLHRLRRSSAPWEVLWSALASCGLVLFSQLTVAMVPRLFPSLSLLAMLPIAGLVFLAAIVLGRLWRRFIGVAASAPLFVLFNILLMWGVYVFVIRRDTTSLLDMLINAECALLLWGLYRILSGDPGIVSCDSSYLEEAGCMDFVEAIYSSEKLPTLSRIRQCNCCKANVRGYDHHCPAFGTCIGQKNHRLFMALLTGFVVAESTYTMCSTKYITRCINSGTIRSENPVSLNIVISTMLFSILQVLWQIVLLMWHIYCICFNIKRDEWVMSNFPCFGLFLHQLQVFSFAVSCS, encoded by the exons ATGAGCGGGCTGGCGTCGGGGCTCCACCGGCTGCGGAGGTCGTCGGCGCCATGGGAGGTCCTGTGGTCGGCGCTAGCGTCCTGCGGCCTGGTGCTCTTCTCGCAGCTCACCGTGGCCATGGTGCCGCGCCTCTTCCCATCGCTCTCCCTCCTCGCCATGCTCCCCATCGCAG GCCTTGTGTTCCTCGCGGCTATCGTGCTGGGCAGGCTGTGGAGGAGGTTCATCGGGGTGGCGGCGTCTGCTCCGCTCTTCGTGCTCTTCAACATCCTCCTCATGTGGGGTGTCTACGTGTTCGTAATCCGGAGAG ACACTACTTCTCTGCTGGACATGCTAATAAATGCTGAGTGTGCACTGCTTCTGTGGGGACTTTACAG AATTTTGTCTGGTGATCCTGGCATTGTTTCTTGTGATTCTTCATATCTAGAGGAAGCTGGCTGCATGGATTTTGTGGAAGCTATTTATTCGAGTGAG AAACTCCCAACGCTCTCAAGGATCAGGCAGTGTAACTGCTGCAAAGCGAATGTTAGGGGCTATGACCACCATTGCCCTGCGTTTGGTACTTGCATAG GACAGAAAAATCATCGGCTGTTTATGGCCCTTTTGACAGGATTTGTTGTTGCTGAATCAACATATACAATGTGCTCAACAAAAT ATATCACCAGATGCATTAATTCAGGAACTATTAGATCTGAG AATCCTGTATCTCTAAACATTGTAATCAGTACAATGCTCTTCTCCATCCTCCAAGTGCTCTGGCAG ATTGTGTTATTGATGTGGCACATATATTGCATCTGCTTCAACATCAAGAGAGATGAGTGGGTAATGTCAAATTTCCCATGCTTTGGACTCTTTCTTCATCAATTGCAGGTCTTCTCGTTTGCTGTTTCTTGTAGCTAA